The genome window CAGCCACTCTATACACTACTGAGCCAAGGCCCCAGCATACTCCAGCCAGAATAGCCGCCAAGACCCCTTTAAGGACCCTCTCGCGCCTTCCTAGCTCCCTAGGGGGGTTGAATGAAGCCGTCCAGATCCCCGTTAAGGCAAGAGCAAGGCCTATGGCTAGGCTTACTGTAGCCTGCTCACCTATGAAGGCTATTGCGAATAACGAGGCATAGAGAGGATAGGTATATCCTACCGGATATCCTATTGAGACCCCTGCCTCCCTTAAGGACACTATGTACAGTGCATCGCCTAAGACTATGGCTAAAGTAGTAGCTAAAATTATCCAGGCAAGCCCCCAGCCTTCGTGAAGCAGTGCAGGAAGTTCACTGAGCCTACCAGTGCCCCATGAAAGGGTGGCCGTAAAACATAGTGCTAGCGGCACCCTAAGCCAACTAGTAATGAGGGGGTCTTGCACCTCCGCCACCGACTTCCTATAAAGCAAGGCAGCTAAGGCCCAGGAGGAAGATGCAAGTAGAGCAGCTAAGGTACCTATCATCAGCCCTGGGTGGATTAGCCGGGGCTTAAAAACGGCTCGACCTTAATGCCTTTTAATCATCGAGCCCTCATCATAACTCTGACAGTCTCATCGCCACCTTACTCT of Candidatus Nezhaarchaeota archaeon contains these proteins:
- a CDS encoding DMT family transporter; protein product: MIGTLAALLASSSWALAALLYRKSVAEVQDPLITSWLRVPLALCFTATLSWGTGRLSELPALLHEGWGLAWIILATTLAIVLGDALYIVSLREAGVSIGYPVGYTYPLYASLFAIAFIGEQATVSLAIGLALALTGIWTASFNPPRELGRRERVLKGVLAAILAGVCWGLGSVVYRVAVYAVDPINVNLVKLIYLFIAMAPFAWRGRFRVSRRGLQYALLGGLVGLGIGDWLFYVGLSIIGVSRTVTLTTISPLLSLVLAKLLLHEPAGARQALGALLIVAGVYIATRP